GCTATCTTTGCCCATGGTTACTTTAGGTCGAGCAGATGATTCTGGCCATGTGCCTTTTGTGAAAACAGACAATTTTGAATCAGGTCGGCTGGTTGCTAAGTACTTCGCTTCTGAAGGTGTTCAGAAAGTCGGATATGTTTCTGGCCTAGAGGATGGCATGGCTTCAAGAGAAAGGCATGAAGGGCTGAAAAGTGTTTTCCAAGAGCTTGGCCTAGAACAACCAGTGTTGATTCCGGCTGGTAGCTACAGTTATGGCGCGGGCTACGAAGCGGCAAAGCAGAACCTGCAGCAAATCCAAAAACTCGATGGCCTATTTTGCGCATGTGATGCTTTAGCATTAGGTGTATCAGATTGCTGTAAGATTGAAGCGAATATGCAGATCCCTAATGATCTAAGATTAGTCGGTTGTGATGATATTCCTCAAGCGGCTTGGGAAGGATATAAGCTGACTACAGTCGCACAACCAGTAGATAGTATTGTGATGCAAGTGATTTCTTTGTTGGATAAATTGTGGTCTGACGAAGAGGACATTCCTTCTATTGTTAAGCTCGCACCAAACTTAGTCATTCGAAATACGTAATCCGATTACCCCTCTTTATTGATAAAGAGGGCTTTGAACAATTGTTCTATATAATGCTAGGCACGTCACTATTAGCTAAAGATATGTAGAAGTCAGTCAAGCGAGACTTACACTTTTCTGATCTATACACTTTCCTCATAAGTGGTTCACCAATCATAGATGTAACGCCTTTCAGCAATTCTCTAGAGAACAAGGCGAGTATTTCTGCTATTGAAAACATCGGTTAAAGTTTTAAACTTGAGAACATGGTTCCATTATTTTTATTTGCCTACTAAAGGATGATAATTGATTTATCGCCCAATCTAGAGTGCTATTTATGGAATAAAATAAAGACAAAATGTAATAAAAGCCGACAATTAGACATTAACATGAATTCATAAGTAACTGATAATTTAAGTAAATCCCCGTCTCGCTTGATATGTAAGCAGTACATAGCCTTTGATGGTAATTATATGAATTATCATCATTTTTTACCCTCCTTTTGTTGTTTGAACAAATAGCATTGCTGCTTATTTCTTGTTTTAAATATGGCGCGAATAGTGTAGTACAGTGTTACAAATAGCAGGCCCATCTTCGTAATATTTCTGTAATATAAAAAAGCAACAATGCTTGCAAATAAATATATAGATTCTTAAGAGGTTCACTCCAAGACGGTAGAGAGTAACCTAAATAGGCTATATCTAGTTTTGGTGTGTTCTTAAAAGCTATATTGGCAAGACTATCATTTATTGAGATTATTTTTTGTTATTTTCTCATTCCAATTAATTATTGTATAGATGATATTTTTGTAGATATGGAGATGTATTTGTTTCATATAACCATCACCAAACTGAAATATTTAATCGGTAGCATCTTGCTCCATAAATTATTTGAATACTAGTCATGGATTGGATTGGCAAATAATAATAAGTATTAATAGTTCTTTTTTATAAGAATTATAAATTGGTTTTCACTAATTCATAAATAATAACATTAAGGATAAATCTTGAGCGACACGATCTCAGTGCTAGGCGTTGACCCTATACAAGGTCAGTCTCCTGCGGGCGTCAATTTATCAGATTTGCCTGAATCAGAGCCTACTTTAGCTGAGATTGCGAAGCTTAATGCAATGGACTTAGGCCCGGATGCTGTGGATTGGCAGCTCGTTGATACAGATGTTCGTAACCTGCTGGCGAATTACGGAAAGCACTTTCAGTTTGCTGCCTATTTAGCTGTCGCGCGTTGCCAGTTAGACGGAGTCAACGGGATTGCTCAAGGAGCAAACTTGCTGAAGGGAATGACAGAGAACTTCTGGCAAGATGCTTACCCACCAAAAAAGCGCGTACGAGGCAGAATCAACGCAATTCAATGGTGGTTGGATTGGACAAATAGTTGGGCAGAAAAGTTTGTTCAGGCTGGAGTTGAATTGGATGTTGCTGATATTCAAGCAGCGACTGACGCGATCCAAAATTTAGAATGCGCGTTAGTCGAAGAGTATGACGATGCGCCAGTGATGCGTGGGTTACTTAATCACCTAAATAGAATACCGATAGTTCAAGAACAAACGAGTGCTGCTAGTTCTAATACTGAAAATGGCAATGCGGCGGCTATAGTGCTAAGCGAATCTCAGGCGGTTAGCCAGAAAGCGGAGATTATTGTTAGTCACGACGACACAAGAAAGAACGAGAGTGAAGACTCGGTATCTATAGAAAGTGATATTCGCATTGATAAAAGCGACGTTGAAAACAGTCAAGATACTCAATCATCCCTAAGTCTAGGTGGTGAATTGGACTTTAACGCTATGTTAAGCGGTGATGAGGGCGCCAAAGATAGCACCGCGAAACAGTTGTTGGCATCCAGTCTATCTCAACTGGAGATATGCGCTGAGAAACTCTTTGAAGAAGATGAAAAACGAGAGCTTAGCTATAGATTACGCCGCTTTTCAGCATGGTCTAAGCTAGACCAATTGCCACCGAATGATGGACTGAAAACCAAGGTCAATGCTCCATCTAGGCAAACTAAATTGGTACTGAAATCTGCCAAGGATACGGGGGATGCATTGATTTGGCTTAGAGCGAGCGAAAGCAAAATTGCAAGTAACCCATATTGGCTAGATTTGAGCTTTGACTCTTGCCAGCTACTCGCCAGTTTAGGGTATGAGTTTGAACAAGCACGCCGAGAAGTCGAGCAGTCATGCGCTTCACTTATTTTTCGCTTGCCTGAGTTGCCACTATTGAAATTTAGCGACGGAACTGATTTCGCAAATATTCAGACTCAAAGTTGGCTCAAGGGCTTGCAGCTTTCAAATGATAGCCAATGTGACGCGCTAGATGATGTCAGCAAATATGAAGCCAAAGCGAACGAGCTGATTACTGCAAATAAGATAGAACAAGCAATGAGTTACCTAAAAGGTTGCTTACTTGGTGAGAGCCATCAAAATCAGTGCCGCATAGACGTAAAACTGGCTCAGCTACTCCAACAAGCTGGCTACCAGCAGTTAGCTCTAACGCAATTGAGTTCCATTTTGCAGCAAATTGAGGAATGTCGTTTAGACAAGTGGCTGCCAGAGTTGGCTTTAGGTGCTTATAAGGTTGCCCATGAGTGCCACCTATCCTTGGGGCAGCGCGATGCCGCAAATAATTTTTTAAATCAAATACATCTAATCGATCCAGCGATCGCAATCAGATATTTTCAGGCAGCTAAGTAAGCTGCTGATACGGAGAAAAATGTAATGGCAAAAGAAAGTTCAGTCGCCCCAAAAGAGCGGGTAAATATCGTCTACAAACCAGCGACTGGTGACGCTAAAGAAGAAGTAGAGTTGCCGCTTAAGATGTTGGTCGTAGGAGACTTTACCTTGGCTGAAGACGAGCGCATGGTTGAAGATAGAACACCTGTCAACGTTGACAAAGATAACTTCAACGATGTGTTAAAGGCGCAGGGACTGAACCTAGAATTTGCCGTTCCCAAAAAGCTTGCTGGTGCCGAAGAAGACGAACAACTGCCTGTAAATCTTAAAGTCGAGAGCATGAAAGATTTTGAGCCAGACCAAATCATTCGCCAAATCCCTGAAATTGCAAAATTAATGGAACTGAGAGATGCGTTAAAGGCACTTAAGAGTCCATTGAGCAATGTGCCGGAGTTCCGCAAAAAGGTACAAGGACTGATTCAAGATGAATCCTCAAGGAATGCTCTATTAAAAGAGTTGGGTATTGAAGCTGAAGAACCACAAGCGGAGTAACATCATGGCTGAACAACAACTAGCAGAAAACACCGAACAAGCTGTCGACAATGCCACACTACTGGATCAGATAGTCGCGGCATCAAGGATGAACCCAGATGAGCATACTTATTCTGTGGCGACGACAGGTTTGCAGGCTTTGATTAAAGATCTCGTGAAACCTGAGCGACAAGGCGCAGTGATCTCTGGTGACTTAGTTGATGCGTTGATTGGCGATCTCGACCAGCAAATATCTGCTCAAGTGGACCAAATTCTTCATAACGAGAGCTTCAAGAAGGTGGAAAGTGCTTGGCGTGGTCTTAAGTTTTTAGTTGATAGGACTGACTTTCGCGAGAATACGCGCATTGAAATGACCAATGTCAGCAAACAGGACCTACAAGATGACTTTGAAGATAGCCCAGAAGTCGTTCGTTCAGGTTTGTATAAACTCGCCTACGTCAATGAATATGGTCAGTTCGGTGGTCAGCCCTATGGCGCTATCATCGCGAACTATGACTTTAGCCCCGGCCCGCAAGATATCAAGCTGCTACAAGATGTTGCTAGCGTTTCTGCTATGTGCCATGCGCCATTTATTGCTGCAGCGGGCTCCCAATTTTTTGGTGTGGATGATTGGCAAGACCTGCCGGGTTTAAAAGACTTACACAGCGTATTCGAGAGCCCATTTTATGCAAAGTGGCAAAGTTTCCGAGAGAGTGAAGATGCTCGATATGTTGGCTTAACATTGCCACGTTTTTTGCTCCGCTTGCCATACGGCCAAGACACGGTTCCATGTAAGTCATTTAACTACACAGAGACAGTAAGTAATAGCCACGAAGACTTTTGCTGGGGTAACACAGCCTTCGCTTTTGCTAGTCGCTTGTCTGACAGTTTTGCTAAGTACCGCTGGTGCGCCAATATCATTGGTCCTCAAGGGGGTGGAGCCGTTGAAGATTTGCCTCTGTACCAGTTTGAGTCGATGGGTGAAATCAAAACCAAGATTCCGACCGAGGTGCTTTTATCTGAACGTCGCGAATTTGAGTTAGCTGAAGAAGGCTTTATTGGTATGACAATGCGCAAAGGAAGCGACAATGCAGCTTTCTTCTCCGCCAACTCATGTTTGAAACCTAAGACATTCGGCAATACCGAAGAAGGCAAGCAAGCTGAGCTTAACTACAAACTGTCTACCCAGTTGCCATACATGATGATTATGGACCGTTTAGCTCACTACATTAAGGTGCTGCAACGCGAAAACATCGGTACTTGGAAAGACAGAAAAGAGCTGGAAAAAGAACTCAATACTTGGGTCGGACAATACGTAACAGAGATGGAAAATCCAGAAGCGAGTGTGCGCAGCCGTCGTCCACTAAGAGGCGTTGAAATCAGCGTAGATGATGTTGCAGGTGACCCTGGATGGTATCAAGTGTCAATCAATGCCAGACCACACTTCAAATATATGGGCGCATCTTTCACGCTATCTCTAAAAGGCAAGCTAGATAAAGAATAACGGTATCAGCGACATAGTTGACCTGCTATGCCGCTATTTTGTGTCACGAGGTCAATTAAATTTAACTTTTATGTAGGGAAAAAGAAAATGGCAATTAACTCGTATCTCAAGATCGAAGGCGAAAATCAAGAGTGGATCAAAGGCGAAAACACAGAAGCAAATAGCAGCGTTAAAGATTGGATTCGCTGTTTTTCAAGTGAAGAGATGATGACAGTACCTACCGATAGCCAAAGTGGTCGCGCTACAGGTAGAAAGTTCCACAAGCCATCAGTTGCAACTCTTGAAGCAACATCCTCTGCGCCAAAGCTATTCCAAGCAGCTTGCACTGGTGAAAAGTGCACGATAACTCACCAATTTTTTAGAGTTGAAGGCGGCATTGAGCACAACTTCTTCACTATTAAATACGTTAACGCAGTGATCAAAAGTCAAGAGATTCACCAGCTAGATACGACTAACCCTGAAACTGCAGAAGTCCCATTGCTGCAAAAAATCGAGTTTGTATTTGATGAAGTGACTCAGACGTTCACTGAAGGCAATGTCGAATATACAGACAAGCTAAACCAAGATAG
This genomic stretch from Vibrio marisflavi CECT 7928 harbors:
- the tssD gene encoding type VI secretion system tube protein TssD; this translates as MAINSYLKIEGENQEWIKGENTEANSSVKDWIRCFSSEEMMTVPTDSQSGRATGRKFHKPSVATLEATSSAPKLFQAACTGEKCTITHQFFRVEGGIEHNFFTIKYVNAVIKSQEIHQLDTTNPETAEVPLLQKIEFVFDEVTQTFTEGNVEYTDKLNQDS
- the tssA gene encoding type VI secretion system protein TssA, which translates into the protein MSDTISVLGVDPIQGQSPAGVNLSDLPESEPTLAEIAKLNAMDLGPDAVDWQLVDTDVRNLLANYGKHFQFAAYLAVARCQLDGVNGIAQGANLLKGMTENFWQDAYPPKKRVRGRINAIQWWLDWTNSWAEKFVQAGVELDVADIQAATDAIQNLECALVEEYDDAPVMRGLLNHLNRIPIVQEQTSAASSNTENGNAAAIVLSESQAVSQKAEIIVSHDDTRKNESEDSVSIESDIRIDKSDVENSQDTQSSLSLGGELDFNAMLSGDEGAKDSTAKQLLASSLSQLEICAEKLFEEDEKRELSYRLRRFSAWSKLDQLPPNDGLKTKVNAPSRQTKLVLKSAKDTGDALIWLRASESKIASNPYWLDLSFDSCQLLASLGYEFEQARREVEQSCASLIFRLPELPLLKFSDGTDFANIQTQSWLKGLQLSNDSQCDALDDVSKYEAKANELITANKIEQAMSYLKGCLLGESHQNQCRIDVKLAQLLQQAGYQQLALTQLSSILQQIEECRLDKWLPELALGAYKVAHECHLSLGQRDAANNFLNQIHLIDPAIAIRYFQAAK
- a CDS encoding LacI family DNA-binding transcriptional regulator, translated to MKRKITSSDVAAYVGVSRSAVSRAFTKGASIHAAKRDRILKAAKELGYHPNIFARTLSTPGQNKRSNLVAVLVAEVSNCYESYLFEKLSTELQKHGKQPILMNIKHPEEMDEAILRLSGYQVDGVIAIAGSLPEESFVKCLELSLPMVTLGRADDSGHVPFVKTDNFESGRLVAKYFASEGVQKVGYVSGLEDGMASRERHEGLKSVFQELGLEQPVLIPAGSYSYGAGYEAAKQNLQQIQKLDGLFCACDALALGVSDCCKIEANMQIPNDLRLVGCDDIPQAAWEGYKLTTVAQPVDSIVMQVISLLDKLWSDEEDIPSIVKLAPNLVIRNT
- the tssB gene encoding type VI secretion system contractile sheath small subunit → MAKESSVAPKERVNIVYKPATGDAKEEVELPLKMLVVGDFTLAEDERMVEDRTPVNVDKDNFNDVLKAQGLNLEFAVPKKLAGAEEDEQLPVNLKVESMKDFEPDQIIRQIPEIAKLMELRDALKALKSPLSNVPEFRKKVQGLIQDESSRNALLKELGIEAEEPQAE
- the tssC gene encoding type VI secretion system contractile sheath large subunit; protein product: MAEQQLAENTEQAVDNATLLDQIVAASRMNPDEHTYSVATTGLQALIKDLVKPERQGAVISGDLVDALIGDLDQQISAQVDQILHNESFKKVESAWRGLKFLVDRTDFRENTRIEMTNVSKQDLQDDFEDSPEVVRSGLYKLAYVNEYGQFGGQPYGAIIANYDFSPGPQDIKLLQDVASVSAMCHAPFIAAAGSQFFGVDDWQDLPGLKDLHSVFESPFYAKWQSFRESEDARYVGLTLPRFLLRLPYGQDTVPCKSFNYTETVSNSHEDFCWGNTAFAFASRLSDSFAKYRWCANIIGPQGGGAVEDLPLYQFESMGEIKTKIPTEVLLSERREFELAEEGFIGMTMRKGSDNAAFFSANSCLKPKTFGNTEEGKQAELNYKLSTQLPYMMIMDRLAHYIKVLQRENIGTWKDRKELEKELNTWVGQYVTEMENPEASVRSRRPLRGVEISVDDVAGDPGWYQVSINARPHFKYMGASFTLSLKGKLDKE